A genomic stretch from Scheffersomyces stipitis CBS 6054 chromosome 6, complete sequence includes:
- the PAB1 gene encoding Polyadenylate-binding protein, cytoplasmic and nuclear (Poly(A)-binding protein) (PABP) (ARS consensus binding protein ACBP-67) (Polyadenylate tail-binding protein) (go_function RNA binding), whose translation MSAADANQLQESLEKLNLDSAPAAAEEEAVAAESAPAGEEGADSANVAESTASLYVGELNTSVNEATLFEIFSPIGQVSSIRVCRDAVSKKSLGYAYVNYHKMEDGEKAIEELNYSPIEGRPCRIMWSQRDPSARRSGDGNIFIKNLHPAIDNKALHDTFSTFGKILSCKVATDDMGQSKCFGFVHYETAEAAEAAIENVNGMLLNDREVFVGKHISKKDRESKFEEIKANFTNIYVKNIDLEYSEEDLKKLFTPYGAITSIYLEKDAEGKSKGFGFVNYEGHEAAVKAVEELNDKEINGQKIYVGRAQKKRERMEELKKQYENTRLEKLSKYQGVNLFIKNLDDTIDSEKLEEEFKPFGTITSARVMVDETGKSKGFGFVCFSSPEEATKAITEMNQRMFFGKPLYVALAQRKDVRRSQLEQQIQARNQMRMQNAAATGGIPGQFIPPMFYGQQGFFPPNGRGNAPFPGPNPQMIMRRGQPFGGPEQWPRPGPNGQPVPVYGIPPQAYSDFNGQNIRQQRGYYPNRNQNKGRQQRDLAAIIASAPPDQQKRILGEELYPKIVATGKAQEPEAAGKITGMMLDLDNQEILALLEDDELFTNHFEDALTAFEEYKNSEAAAPVAPAAPAEPQA comes from the coding sequence ATGTCTGCCGCTGACGCCAACCAACTCCAAGAATcgttggaaaagttgaaccTCGATTCTGCTCCAGCCGCcgctgaagaagaagctgttgctgctgaaTCTGCTCCAGCCGGTGAAGAAGGCGCTGACTCTGCCAACGTTGCTGAGAGCACTGCCTCTTTGTATGTTGGAGAATTGAACACCTCTGTCAACGAAGCTACGTTATTCGAGATCTTCTCTCCTATTGGCCAGGTTTCGTCTATCAGAGTCTGTAGAGATGCTGTTTCGAAGAAGTCTTTGGGTTACGCCTACGTCAACTACCACAAGATGGAAGACGGAGAAAAGGCTatcgaagaattgaacTACAGCCCAATTGAAGGCCGTCCTTGTCGTATCATGTGGTCTCAGAGAGACCCTTCTGCCAGAAGATCAGGTGACGGcaacattttcatcaagaacttgcaCCCTGCCATCGACAACAAGGCTTTACACGACACCTTTTCCACTTTCGGTAAGATCTTGTCGTGTAAGGTCGCCACTGACGACATGGGTCAGTCCAAGTGCTTCGGTTTTGTTCACTACGAGACTGCCGAAGCCGCAGAAGCCGCCATCGAAAACGTTAACGGcatgttgttgaacgacCGTGAAGTCTTTGTTGGTAAGCACATCTCCAAGAAGGACCGTGAATCCAAGTTTGAGGAAATCAAGGccaacttcaccaacatCTATGTCAAGAACATTGACTTGGAATACTCTGAAGaggatttgaagaagttgttcacTCCATACGGTGCTATCACTTCCATctacttggaaaaggaCGCCGAAGGTAAGTCTAAGGGTTTCGGTTTCGTCAACTACGAGGGTCACGAAGCCGCTGTCAAGGCTGTCGAAGAGTTGAACGACAAGGAAATCAATGGTCAAAAGATCTACGTTGGTAGAGCtcaaaagaagagagaaagaatggaagagttgaagaagcagtaCGAAAACACCagattggaaaagttgtcCAAGTACCAAGGtgtcaacttgttcatcaagaacttggacGATACTATCGACTCcgaaaagttggaagaagaattcaagCCTTTCGGAACCATCACCTCTGCTAGAGTTATGGTCGATGAAACTGGTAAGTCCAAGGGTTTCGGTTTCGTTTGTTTCTCGTCCCCAGAAGAAGCCACCAAGGCTATCACCGAAATGAACCAAAGAATGTTCTTTGGCAAGCCATTGTACGTCGCCTTGGCTCAACGTAAGGATGTCAGACGTTCTCAATTAGAACAACAGATCCAAGCCCGTAACCAGATGAGAATGCAAAATGCTGCTGCTACCGGTGGAATCCCAGGTCAATTCATTCCTCCAATGTTCTATGGCCAACAAGGTTTCTTCCCACCTAACGGTAGAGGTAACGCTCCTTTCCCAGGTCCAAACCCACAGATGATCATGAGAAGAGGTCAACCATTCGGTGGTCCAGAACAATGGCCAAGACCAGGTCCTAACGGCCAACCAGTCCCAGTTTACGGTATCCCACCACAAGCTTACTCTGACTTCAACGGTCAAAACATCCGTCAACAAAGAGGCTACTACCCTAACCGTAACCAGAACAAGGGCCGTCAACAAAGAGACTTGGCTGCTATCATTGCCTCTGCTCCTCCTGACCAACAAAAGAGAATCTTaggtgaagaattgtacCCTAAGATTGTTGCTACCGGCAAGGCtcaagaaccagaagcCGCTGGTAAGATTACCGGTATGATGTTGGACTTGGACAACCAAGAGATCTTAGCTTTGTTGGAAGACGACGAGTTGTTCACCAACCACTTTGAAGATGCTTTGACTGCTTTCGAGGAATACAAGAACTCGGAAGCTGCTGCTCCTGTTGCTCCAGCTGCTCCAGCTGAGCCACAAGCTTAA
- the TPS2 gene encoding threalose-6-phosphate phosphatase (Trehalose-phosphatase (Trehalose 6-phosphate phosphatase) (TPP)~go_function alpha,alpha-trehalose-phosphate synthase (UDP-forming) activity; trehalose-phosphatase activity~go_process trehalose biosynthesis): protein METKFAYPSDSTIISPADYANNSKIKLSGRVLNVMTSLPSQIYKCHDPKTHEYIWDVEPVRGNSALYSSQYFLDQHTDWETHLIAWTGELINNTNLSANGENIQDDPLYLDDKEKQELEKKLRKANNSDNIHPVWLLRRDQERWRKYAENVLWPVFHYIQGQPSNGKAEADAWHDYVKFNEVYCNKIKSVYKPGDIIWIHDYYLLLLPQLLRMEFPDAYIGLYVHAPFPSSEYFRCLSKRSQLLDGMLGADKIAFQSDSFQRHFLSCCSRLLGYEVTSNKILAYGTAISVETLPIGIDTKKTENDAFEPGIEVKVKALKEIYTGKKIIVGRDRLDKVRGVVQKLQAFEMFLQMYPEWRDKVVLIQVSSPGYSHSANVEKKVTELVNRINSQFGNLNYTPVLHYQIRIEKDEYFALLRVADLALVTSVRDGMSTTSLEFVICQKENSSPLILSEFTGTASVLRESILVNPWDSVGIARTINDCLSMSDDAKTDLEGRLYKQVISNTIQSWSSTFLSHLIEHVSETHTFHYTPALNRPLLYNSYAKSERRLFLFDYDGTLTPIVKDPAAAIPSSRLNQILDALSADPKNQIWVISGRDQAFLDKWLGSKNVGFSAEHGCFMKDIDSKEWVNLAESFDMSWQQKVDSVYRYYTERTPGSNIERKKVALTWHYRRADPELGRFQAAKCFQQLKDTVAKEYDVEIMEGKANIEVRPKFLNKGEIVRRLVLNPHGSKLDTHISSKGSADISVADLPDFILCLGDDLTDEDMFRALKEIEDDWTSKEFPKNQFGSYGVYPVAVGPASKQTIATSHLNEPSQVLETLGLLAGQVSLFESAGTVDLDDRGHVANSPSSERSKTAIKEAALRRKVSLSKVIESKEKI from the coding sequence ATGGAAACCAAGTTCGCCTATCCTTCGGACTCCACCATAATATCGCCAGCAGACTATgccaacaattccaagatcaagcTCTCAGGTAGAGTGTTGAACGTGATGACGTCGTTGCCGTCGCAGATCTACAAGTGCCACGACCCCAAGACCCACGAGTATATTTGGGATGTAGAGCCAGTAAGAGGGAACTCTGCTCTCTACTCCTCGCAGTACTTTCTAGACCAGCACACAGACTGGGAAACCCATTTGATTGCTTGGACAGGCgaattgatcaacaacACCAATCTTCTGGCCAATGGCGAAAACATCCAAGACGATCCACTCTACTTGGATGATAAGGAAAAAcaggagttggaaaagaagttgagaaaggCTAACAACTCGGACAACATCCACCCAGTTTGGCTCTTGAGACGAGACCAGGAAAGATGGAGAAAGTATGCCGAAAACGTCCTCTGGCCAGTTTTCCATTACATCCAGGGTCAGCCTTCAAACGGTAAAGCCGAGGCTGATGCCTGGCACGATTATGTCAAATTCAACGAAGTCTACtgcaacaagatcaaatccGTGTATAAGCCTGGAGATATAATATGGATCCACGACTATTATTTATTGTTGCTTCCGCAATTGTTGCGGATGGAGTTTCCGGATGCGTATATCGGACTTTACGTCCATGCTCCATTCCCATCGTCAGAGTATTTTCGGTGTCTTTCGAAGAGATCGCAGTTGTTGGATGGCATGTTGGGAGCTGACAAGATCGCCTTTCAATCTGACTCTTTCCAACGccactttctttcttgttgctCTCGTCTCCTTGGTTATGAAGTCACTTCTAACAAGATCTTGGCCTATGGTACAGCCATCTCTGTAGAGACTTTACCAATAGGTATCGATACCAAGAAGACAGAAAATGATGCATTTGAACCAGGTATCGAGGTTAAAGTCAAGGCTCTAAAAGAAATCTACACgggaaagaagatcattGTAGGTCGAGACAGATTGGACAAGGTCCGTGGTGTGGTTCAGAAGTTACAGGCGTTCGAGATGTTTTTGCAGATGTACCCAGAATGGAGAGACAAAGTTGTGTTGATTCAAGTCCTGAGTCCGGGCTACTCTCATTCGGCCAATGTAGAGAAAAAAGTAACTGAGTTGGTAAACCGTATCAACAGCCAGTTTGGTAACTTGAACTATACGCCTGTATTGCATTACCAGATTAGAATCGAAAAGGACGAGTACTTTGCTTTACTTAGAGTAGCCGATTTGGCATTAGTTACTTCTGTACGTGATGGAATGAGTACCACGTCGCTAGAATTCGTCATTTGTCAGAAAGAAAATAGTTCTCCCTTGATATTGTCCGAATTCACTGGCACTGCCTCTGTTTTGAGAGAATCGATCTTGGTGAATCCTTGGGATTCAGTAGGAATTGCTAGAACCATCAACGACTGCCTCTCAATGTCTGATGACGCAAAGACCGATTTGGAAGGAAGATTGTATAAGCAGGTTATTTCGAATACCATTCAGAGCTGGTCTTCTACCTTTTTGTCTCACTTGATTGAACACGTTTCTGAAACTCACACTTTCCATTATACTCCAGCTTTGAACAGACCATTGTTGTACAATAGCTATGCCAAATCAGAGAGAAGATTATTTTTGTTTGACTATGACGGAACTTTAACTCCTATAGTCAAAGACCCAGCTGCTGCCATTCCATCTTCTCGATTGAACCAAATTTTGGATGCATTGTCTGCTGATCCAAAGAATCAGATCTGGGTGATTTCAGGTAGAGACCAGGCGTTCTTGGACAAGTGGTTGGGATCGAAGAATGTTGGATTTTCTGCTGAACACGGCTGTTTCATGAAAGATATTGATTCTAAGGAATGGGTGAACTTGGCTGAATCTTTTGACATGTCGTGGCAGCAGAAGGTGGATAGCGTTTACAGGTACTACACGGAAAGAACGCCGGGTTCTAATATCGAGAGGAAGAAAGTTGCTTTGACATGGCATTACCGTAGAGCCGATCCAGAGCTTGGACGGTTTCAGGCAGCAAAGTgctttcaacaattgaagGACACAGTTGCCAAAGAATACGACGTGGAAATCATGGAAGGTAAGGCTAATATAGAAGTTAGACCCAAGTTCCTCAACAAGGGCGAGATTGTCAGACGGTTGGTATTGAACCCACATGGATCTAAATTGGACACCCATATCTCGTCCAAGGGATCAGCAGATATTTCAGTTGCAGACTTACCAGATTTCATCTTATGTCTAGGAGACGACTTgactgatgaagatatgTTCAGAGCGCTTAAGGAGATTGAGGATGACTGGACTTCGAAGGAGTTTCCTAAGAACCAGTTTGGTTCCTATGGTGTATATCCAGTTGCTGTTGGTCCTGCTTCTAAGCAGACTATTGCTACATCCCACTTGAACGAGCCTTCGCAGGTTTTAGAGACTTTGGGGTTGTTGGCTGGTCAAGTGTCGTTGTTTGAGAGTGCTGGCACTGTTGATTTAGACGATAGAGGTCATGTGGCGAATAGTCCTTCGTCAGAAAGATCTAAGACGGCCATTAAAGAAGCAGCACTTCGCCGCAAGGTCAGCTTAAGCAAGGTGATTGAATCCAAAGAGAAAATCTAA
- the EHT1 gene encoding alcohol acyl transferase, giving the protein MGILNWGFRANVKVHQSSKAYDLPLKSNKEDSISFTDFVRKEIPTLDESKKLWLHPLLFNGALQTLYYTSVDSIAKFPVYYGRETFEYKDQGTCSLDWAIPKPESKEEFKKLHDETLPEDSPKLHPRTRFFSEQELAERKKHGQDVGSEKPIAVVLHGLCGGSHEPLIRNFVETINSHVNGWDVLVVNNRGCCRTKITSAKLFNALSTDDVKDVLHELKKRYPSRPIYAVGFSFGACILANFLGDPNHSEEDHNLIRAAALIGCPWDLVDSCYHLQQSYSGNYLFNPALTTYLQKLVKNNYKTLSSFSPDVFTDDLYREFMKPKTTVEFDNVYTCHSAGFSNAMDYYREASPVRRIGNIKTPTLILNSTDDPTISVRLPKLEVLENPYLAMIETDLGGHLSYAKRSGDFWSVELVEEFFTKFDKVVA; this is encoded by the coding sequence ATGGGTATTTTAAACTGGGGTTTTAGAGCCAACGTGAAGGTTCATCAGAGTTCCAAAGCTTACGATCTTCCCTTAAAGAGCAATAAGGAAGATTCAATACTGTTCACAGACTTCGTTCGGAAAGAAATTCCAACTTTGGACGAGTCGAAAAAGTTGTGGTTGCACCCTTTATTGTTCAACGGTGCCTTACAGACTTTGTACTACACCAGTGTAGATTCTATTGCAAAGTTTCCTGTTTACTATGGAAGAGAAACGTTTGAATACAAAGACCAGGGTACATGCTCCTTAGACTGGGCTATACCCAAGCCAGAATCCAAGGAAGAGTTCAAAAAGCTACATGACGAAACTTTACCAGAAGACTCCCCCAAGTTACATCCACGTACGAGGTTCTTCAGCGAACAAGAATTGGCCGAACGTAAGAAGCATGGTCAGGATGTCGGCTCGGAAAAACCTATTGCCGTAGTCTTGCATGGTTTATGTGGTGGAAGTCACGAACCTTTGATTCGTAACTTTGTAGAGACTATCAACAGCCATGTCAACGGTTGGGATGTGCTCGTGGTGAACAACCGAGGATGTTGTAGAACCAAAATTACGTCggccaagttgttcaatgcCCTTTCCACTGACGATGTAAAAGATGTATTGCACGAACTCAAAAAGAGATACCCCAGCAGACCGATCTATGCTGTGGGATTCTCATTTGGTGCTTGTatcttggccaacttcttgggAGACCCCAATCactcagaagaagaccaCAACTTGATCCGTGCTGCTGCCTTGATTGGTTGTCCATGGGACTTGGTAGACTCGTGCTACCACTTGCAACAGTCGTACTCAGGAAATTACTTGTTCAACCCGGCCTTGACTACGTACTTGCAaaagttggtcaagaacAATTACAAGACCTTATCAAGTTTCAGTCCAGATGTGTTCACTGACGATTTGTATAGGGAATTTATGAAGCCAAAGACTACAGTGGAGTTCGATAACGTCTACACGTGCCATAGTGCCGGTTTCTCGAATGCTATGGATTACTATAGAGAAGCTTCCCCTGTTAGAAGAATAGGAAACATCAAGACTCCCActttgatcttgaactCTACTGACGATCCAACCATCAGTGTTAGATTGCCAAAGCTTGAAGTCTTAGAGAACCCATACTTGGCCATGATTGAAACTGACCTTGGTGGACATTTGAGTTATGCCAAGAGATCAGGCGACTTCTGGAGTGTAGAACTAGTAGAGGAGTTCTTCACCAAATTTGATAAAGTTGTTGCCTGA
- the ROD1 gene encoding protein for resistance to o-dinitrobenzene, calcium, and zinc (conserved hypothetical protein with similarity to ROD1 Resistance to o-dinitrobenzene, calcium, and zinc) yields MFSHPFNPALFDIKIKSPHKNLLLLRGNEFECENVLLEGTVKLSISEDTHIKKVKLVFIGEYSVNFFERMNNGSILAEVNERLCVLKVDWYNLLTSPVGVINYGSYGDKFVRYNKIGSIKKSRSGSITGVDDGVLPGVLPGVDNGDSPALSRTRSGPAFGDAHHRNGEIVLPSSGVDGTPFVGSDQNSYLLPKGNYNLPFRVLLPSNISETVEGLSCGSLLYKIGCTIERGKFEKDVTIMKHIRIVRTLHPQNFNLTDSIDIYNTWPEKVDYNVNIAKKGLAIGSSIPINIIIVPIAKGLSIRKIHGCIVQHYHVMYEEGTSPEYEQLHGKQNMPIPDQETLPDDKWTISTHYKVPENLARITQSCVLKNNIIQVRHRLRVCVQLNNKEGHTSELRANLPVYLYISANAGHVRGKHLVVEPELAQFINIPDQSDTLFKKHHEQNGSQSPMLSANEDGEEEPIDENDLDRLDAAPPLYQKHVFDKVYDMNSPKTPLEQFRNQSVSPSPLLSPIETRNNIDSCIDSDLPPRRNSDVPSSPQLDVNTLCRVPTYDEAVENDIDDPSIEEPAPLYPD; encoded by the exons ATGTTCAGCCATCCCTTTAACCCGGCCCTATTCgatatcaaaatcaagtcCCCCCACAAGAACCTACTTCTCCTACGGGGCAATGAGTTTGAGTGCGAAAATGTTCTCTTAGAGGGCACAGTCAAACTCAGCATATCTGAAGATACACACATCAAGAAGGTCAAACTTGTATTCATAGGAGAGTACCTGGTGAATTTCTTTGAACGTATGAATAATGGTTCTATACTAGCAGAAGTGAATGAACGATTGTGCGTTCTCAAGGTAGATTGGTACAATTTATTGACGAGTCCAGTCGGAGTGATTAATTACGGAAGCTACGGTGATAAGTTTGTACGATACAACAAGATTGGTTCCATTAAAAAGTCGAGAAGCGGCTCTATTACAGGAGTAGATGATGGTGTACTTCCTGGTGTACTTCCTGGTGTAGACAATGGTGACAGCCCAGCATTATCTCGTACAAGATCGGGGCCGGCATTTGGAGACGCTCATCACCGAAATGGCGAAATAGTACTTCCTCTGAGTGGTGTAGATGGAACTCCTTTCGTTGGTTCTGATCAGAATTCGTATCTACTCCCCAAAGGAAACTACAACCTCCCATTCAGAGTGCTCTTGCCCTCCAATATATCTGAGACGGTTGAAGGCTTGAGCTGTGGTAGTTTGCTTTACAAGATCGGTTGCACCATAGAGAGAGgaaagtttgaaaaggATGTTACCATAATGAAGCATATTAGAATAGTAAGGACTTTGCATCCACAGAATTTTAATCTCACTGATAGCATCGACATTTACAATACTTGGCCAGAGAAAGTAGACTATAACGTCAATATTGCCAAAAAGGGTTTAGCAATAGGATCTTCTATACCTATCAACATTATCATTGTGCCAATAGCGAAAGGATTGAGTATTCGAAAAATACATGGATGTATAGTTCAACACTACCATGTCATGTACGAAGAAGGAACGTCTCCCGAATACGAACAATTGCATGGCAAACAAAACATGCCAATACCAGATCAGGAAACTCTACCAGATGACAAATGGACTATCAGTACACATTACAAGGTTCCAGAGAATTTGGCCCGTATTACACAATCATGTGTATTGAAGAATAATATAATTCAGGTGCGACACAGACTCAGGGTATGTGTTCAGTTGAACAACAAGGAGGGCCATACAAGTGAACTTAGAGCAAACTTGCCTGTTTACCTATACATTAGTGCCAACGCTGGACACGTTCGTGGAAAGCATTTAGTTGTAGAACCGGAATTGGCACAGTTTATAAACATCCCAGATCAGCTGGATACCCTATTCAAAAAACACCATGAACAGAATGGATCACAGAGTCCGATGCTTTCAGCAAATGAAGACGGAGAAGAGGAACCTATTGATGAGAACGATTTGGACAGATTGGATGCTGCTCCCCCTTTGTATCAGAAGCATGTGTTTGACAAAGTGTATGATATGAATTCACCCAAAACTCCATTAGAGCAGTTCCGAAATCAGAGTGTTTCACCATCTCCTCTTTTGTCTCCCATTGAGACAAGAAATAACATTGACAGTTGCATTGACTCAGATTTACCTCCCCGTCGCAATAGTGATGTTCCCAGTAGTCCTC aacttgatgttAACACTCTCTGTCGTGTTCCTACTTATGACGAGGCTGTAGAAAATGACATTGACGATCCTTCAATTGAAGAGCCTGCTCCATTGTATCCTGAT
- the NIT1 gene encoding nitrilase (go_function hydrolase activity, acting on carbon-nitrogen (but not peptide) bonds~go_process nitrogen compound metabolism): MSKHVVAALQIGADPKGTQATLGKILSYEAELKEKKVELVVIPEATLGGYPKGSHFGTYLGYRLQAGREKFAEYFKGAIDVPGPEIEQLETLSASTGASIVIGVIERGGSSLYCTAVYIDSVKGYVGKHRKIMPTATERLIWGQGDGSTLITADFEGLGKVGGAICWENFMPLLRASFYAKGLNIYVAPTVDDRDGWTALIRTIGNEGRLFVVSAVAFLPTAQAAQLDMPGWPEGKNAIDGGSLIVNPYGDIIAGPLRGKEGLLTAEIDYDIIPQAKYDMDPVGHYSRGDIFQLTVDQTPRDAVVFK; encoded by the coding sequence ATGTCTAAACACGTCGTAGCTGCATTGCAAATCGGAGCTGATCCCAAGGGAACCCAAGCGACCCTTGGAAAGATCTTGAGCTACGAAGCtgagttgaaggaaaaaaaagttgaatTGGTTGTGATCCCTGAAGCCACTTTGGGAGGATATCCTAAGGGATCGCACTTTGGGACATATTTGGGCTATAGATTGCAAGCTGGCAGAGAGAAGTTTGCTGAATATTTCAAGGGTGCAATTGATGTTCCTGGTCCGGAAATTGAGCAATTGGAAACATTAAGTGCTTCCACAGGAGCGTCCATTGTGATTGGAGTAATCGAAAGAGGTGGTTCTTCATTGTACTGTACCGCTGTATACATTGACTCTGTAAAGGGTTATGTTGGCAAACACAGAAAGATTATGCCTACTGCAACTGAGAGATTGATCTGGGGTCAAGGAGATGGTTCTACATTAATTACGGCCGATTTTGAAGGTTTGGGTAAAGTTGGTGGTGCTATCTGCTGGGAGAACTTTATGCCTTTGTTGAGAGCTTCCTTCTACGCGAAAGGACTCAACATCTACGTTGCACCTACAGTGGATGATAGAGATGGATGGACAGCTTTGATCAGAACTATCGGAAACGAGGGTCGTCTTTTTGTGGTCTCTGCAGTTGCATTCTTGCCTACAGCACAAGCTGCCCAATTGGACATGCCTGGCTGGccagaaggaaagaatGCTATCGATGGAGGTTCGCTCATCGTCAATCCTTACGGAGATATCATTGCTGGACCATTGAGGGGTAAAGAAGGTTTGTTGACTGCTGAGATTGACTACGATATCATTCCTCAGGCCAAATACGACATGGATCCAGTGGGCCATTATCTGAGAGGAGACATTTTCCAGTTGACAGTAGACCAGACCCCGAGAGATGCTGTTGTCTTCAAGTAG